A single region of the bacterium genome encodes:
- a CDS encoding metalloregulator ArsR/SmtB family transcription factor, whose product MGLRGYESVLKAAADPTRVRILKILEGGEMCVCQVIAVLSLGQSTVSKHLFLLRAAGLIKDRRDRKWVHYSLDRGNDSPYAAQMLRNLRHWLNDDPVIAKDRKRAALARSIGPIAICERKMTLPARRGPAAKR is encoded by the coding sequence ATGGGACTGCGTGGTTACGAGTCCGTGTTGAAGGCCGCCGCGGACCCCACGCGGGTCCGGATCCTCAAGATTCTCGAAGGCGGAGAGATGTGCGTCTGCCAGGTTATCGCGGTCCTGTCCCTCGGGCAGTCCACCGTGTCGAAGCACCTCTTCCTGCTCCGGGCGGCGGGACTCATCAAGGACCGGCGGGACCGGAAATGGGTCCACTACTCGCTGGACCGTGGGAACGACTCCCCCTATGCCGCCCAAATGCTGCGGAACCTACGGCATTGGCTGAACGACGATCCCGTCATCGCGAAAGACCGGAAAAGGGCGGCATTGGCGAGGTCGATCGGTCCCATCGCGATCTGCGAGCGGAAGATGACCCTTCCCGCCCGGCGGGGTCCGGCGGCAAAGCGATGA
- the arsD gene encoding arsenite efflux transporter metallochaperone ArsD — translation MRKLEIYEPPLCCPTGVCGPAPDPALARLQEDILRWKKEGVVVERLAINQVPQRFMSNPTVVDLLTREGQEVLPVALLDGKVVCKGKYPTYDQVTREAM, via the coding sequence TTGAGGAAGCTGGAAATCTACGAGCCGCCGCTTTGCTGTCCGACCGGGGTTTGCGGGCCGGCGCCCGATCCTGCTCTCGCGAGACTTCAGGAGGACATCCTCCGGTGGAAGAAGGAGGGGGTCGTCGTCGAGCGGCTCGCGATCAACCAGGTACCGCAACGATTCATGTCGAATCCGACGGTGGTCGACCTGCTGACCCGGGAAGGGCAGGAGGTCCTTCCGGTCGCCCTGCTCGACGGGAAGGTCGTCTGCAAGGGGAAATACCCGACGTACGACCAGGTCACCCGGGAGGCGATGTAG
- a CDS encoding zinc ribbon domain-containing protein: MPTYAYLCRACGRPFEIRMSIRDKDTWKPRCPVCGSAKVEQQLFGFSVGGSGGGQPAPGG, translated from the coding sequence ATGCCAACCTACGCATATCTGTGCCGCGCCTGCGGCCGTCCGTTCGAGATCCGGATGTCCATCCGGGATAAAGATACGTGGAAGCCCCGCTGTCCGGTGTGCGGCAGCGCGAAAGTGGAGCAGCAACTCTTCGGTTTCTCCGTCGGGGGAAGCGGGGGCGGGCAACCCGCCCCGGGCGGGTGA